A region of the Lachancea thermotolerans CBS 6340 chromosome E complete sequence genome:
GGAAATTGTGGTTTTTGCATCTATGCTGATCATTCTGTGATCATTGCGCTTGTCTATCTTATCATCAACTACTCCCAGGTCTCATGTTTATTTTATTGCAACATTGATCTTTTTAAGGCAAAGCCTTGTCGGGCATCGAGCCGTTCTCTTGTGCTATATGCTGCAATATTGTGACAAGGGAGTGTCATTTAGCAACTAACGCCGAACCCCCCCCTTTGAAGGATTCCCAGAGTGGTGAAGTTTATATAAGGTgagctgcttcagctgtgcttttgtttttccaagaagttttagACACGTCGATCTTTCCGACCCCAGCAGTTACAAGTAATCTGCGGTTGCCACAGAGGTTCACAAAGCTAACCTGTTTGACGCagcttttgtttatctGGGCACAGAGGTCGCTAGCTTTGGCCTCGTTACTTCGAGAGCTCAGCGTATCAACCATACTAGAAAGATACAAGACAGACAACCAGGCTATGACATTCACAAATATGCTAAGATTTATGACCTTCTGGCTGTCTCTCTGAACAACGCTGGGTACTGTTTTATAAAAAAGGAACTCAGGTAAAACGGTTCCttccttggcaaaaaaggctCTGTTGGTTATATTCTCACTAGTTTAACATGGTGTCAAATAACCCATAAATAGCACAAAAGATTTTGCGATAACCGCCTAACAATACAATCAAAAACCTAGTGTCGCCTCCAAAACTAGtttcaagagcaagacTGGTACCTAAAAGGAGCATTCGAGTTCAAACTTAAGAGTAACTAGATAGACAACGACCACCTTTTCTCACAtcttttctgttttcgGGAGGCGACATCCAAGGTCCTCAGTAGAGGGGACTTGAATATCGATGCAAACATTTCTGAGGAGAATAACTGAAATACGAGAAAATACTGATTCCTTTGATGTTCCCAAGGATGCCAGGTCGTATATGTAGGTCAACCATGTTGATAGAAAAACTTATTCTTAATACTTATGCCAGTTTAGGCGACGAACTAAATGTATGTATATTAGTAGACTCTATAAGCTGTAGTAGTTCCTTGCAGGGTATCTCGATCGAAGGAAATCACAACAGGGCTAGTGGGATAGCCAAAAGAAGACCAGCTCTTAGCTTGTTGGCAGCACCCTCGAAGGTAGAGACGCCAGCCGTAGTAGAGACGGCAGCGacggaggaagaagactgcacctcaagagaagaagatggagTTTGGGTGACGTATGAACCAGAAGCGCCTGGGGTAGTGTAAGAACCGCTGTaagctggagaagattCAACAGATTTTGTTTGCGAACCCGATGGAGAAGCAGCCTCAGTCTTTTGAGCAGAGCTCAATGGAGCTGTGGTGGTGTAGACAGTCTCAGTACCAGAGATGGTGCTGGTAGTAACAATCTCAGAGTTAGCTGGGCCAGGAGAGGTTGTTTCGACAGCAGAGCTCACTGGGCATGTAGTGGTGTAGATGGTTGTTGTGCCCGATACGGTGTCGGTCACGATAGACTCAGTGACAGGTGTGCCGGAAGCGGAGGAGACAACAACAGACTCGGAGCTAGCTGGAGCAGTAGTAGCTGGCTGAGATTCACTGGCTGGCAAGGTGGTGGTGTAAGAAGTCACAGTGCCGGAAGCGGAGGAGACAACAACAGACTCGGAGCTAGCTGGAGCAGTAGTAGCTGGCTGAGATTCACTGGCTGGCAAGGTGGTGGTGTAAGAAGTCACAGTGCCGGAAACAGAGGAGACAAGAACAGTCTTGGCATTATCAGGGCCAGTGGTAGTTGGCTCGACTTCCGTGATAGGGCAGGTAGTGGTGTAAGAGGTAACGGTGCCAGATTCAGTAACAGTGACCACTGACTCAGTCTGTGCAGGCCCAGTTGTAGTTGGCAAAGTGCTTTCAGGACAAGTTGTGGTGAAAATGGTAGTCGTTCCAGAAACAGCGCTTTTAACAATGGTTTGACAAGTAGAAGTAGTTGGGATAGAGCCAGAGGTAGCTGGAACggagccagaagtagctggggtaccggaggtagctggggtagtctcagaagtagctggggcagagccagaagtagctggggtagagctcaaagaaactgGGTAAGAGGTGGATCCAataccagcagcagaggtAGTGTTGTGGTAGTATGGATAACTATGCGGAACAGAGGAAATTGgagcgctggagcttggagcagaagacaCTGGTGTCGAGGAGGTCTCAGATACTGGAGcgcttgagcttggaacAGAAGACACTGGAGTCGAGGAGGTCTCAGAGACTGGAGcgcttgagcttggaacAGAAGACACTGGAGTCGAGGAGGTCTCAGAGACTGGAGcgcttgagcttggaacAGAAGACACTGGAGTCGAGGAGTATTCGGAGACTAAAGcgcttgagcttggaacAGAAGACACTGGAGTCGAGGAGGTCTCAGAGACTGGAGcgcttgagcttggaacAGAAGACACTGGAGTCGAGGAGGTCTCAGAGACTGGAGAGCTGGgacttggagcagaagacaCTACAGAAAAGTAAGTCTCGGAAACTGgagcgctggagcttggGTAAAGAGGTTTTCCAGAGGTTGGGGTGTTTACTGGTGcagttggagtctcaacgtagtagatggtcccagtggttgggacgccgtcagatccagtgaacGTGGTAGTTCCggtagagaaagtcacagtctcggagccgGTCCATGGCgtgtaggtagtagactcagtgGCAGCAGttggggtctcgacgtagtagatcgtctcagtaGTTGGGACaccgtcagatccagtgaacGTGGTGGTCTCGGTGCTGTATGTaacagtctcggagccgGTCCATGGAGTGTAGGTGGTggactcagtgccaacatttggggtctcgacgtagtagatcgtctcagtggttgggatGCCGTCAGGAccagtgaaggtggtggtctcggtggagaaagtaGAGGTCTCGGAGCCGGTCCATGGAGTGTAgatggtagactcagtgccaacagttgggGTCTCaacgtagtagatcgtctcagtaGTTGGGACaccgtcagatccagtgaacGTGGTGGTCTCGGTGCTGTATGTaacagtctcggagccggtccatggagtgtagatggtagactcagtgccaacatttggggtctcgacgtagtagatcgtctcagtggttgggacgccgtcagatccggtgaaCGTGGtggtctcggtggagaaagtcacagtctcggagccgGTCCATGGCgtgtaggtagtagactcagtgGCAGCAGTTGGGGTCTCAacgtagtagatggtctCAGTagttgggacgccgtcagatccagtgaacGTGGtggtctcggtggagaaagtaGAGGTCTCGGAGCCGGTCCATGGAGTGTAGGTGGTGGACTCAGTGGCAGCAGttggggtctcgacgtagtagatcgtctcagtggttgggacgccgccagatccagtgaaCGTGGTGGTCTCGGTGCTGTAGGTaacagtctcggagccagtccatggggtgtacAGTGTAGTCGTTAAAACGGCTGTTGGCGTCAATATATAGATAGTAGGGGTAGTGTCATCTGCAGTGGATGTAGATGTCACTGTTCCGGTGTAACCCTCAGTGACGACGAGTGCATCACACTGCCCATTGGAACCGTCATCTTCTGGAAAGAACGTTACCTCCTCAAATGTGTTTTTAATTGTTCCATCAGGTAAAATGAGAGAAAGGTCCATAATTGCGGTTCTCTCCATGTTTGCAAAAACCAAACGCAAAGGGTAAAACATGCCTTCACGAAGTTCCACTTGGACGCTAGTCGCTCCCATATGGTAAAATCCATGCAAATCAGTCGTGGGTTCTCCATTTTCCGACTGATCATCACGCTTTGTCAACTGTACGGTTCCATCCGAACTTTCTTGTTCCGTGAAGCTGTTGCTGGTACAACATTTGAAAGCGCTTTCTCCCATCATCAGTGAGAAACCATCGTCAATTTCATTAGCAGTTATTGTGTAAACGCCGCTTTGAGATGGTTGAAAGTATcccacaagctcaagaGTAAAGTTTGTAGTTGTGATATCTTCTCCGTAAAGTTGCCCGCCGGCAACACCGTTTTCCTCGTGTACAAGCCTAAAAGAAGGATCAGTGATACCAAAGGCTTGTTTGAGTAACTTGGAGTTATACTGGTATCCCGACTGTAAATAATCAAAGCTGTAGGCGGATTCGCGATCTAGGTACTTGTAAGAGTATATGTTGGCACGAAACCCGGGAAAACTGAGTCCTTGGGGCAAGCACACATGATTTCCAATGTTTTCCTCATTTTCGCTCGAAGACGCAAGCGCAATAAAAGCAAAACTGGCAAGCCGTATCGCGAGGTACCACATCAAGTTTAACTGATGGCGATTTACTGCCTATCGCGTTttggttgaagaaatcttgCCCCATCCAAACCTGTATATTTATAACCATGATTGTTAATCCGCCATAGTAAAACTGGCATCGACATGAATACTATTGGCGATTGTTTTCGGACCTGTCGGGTGTACAGTTTGCATTAGGCGGTTTCCAGTGTGTGAGCGCCATTTCCAGGCAGGCATATGCAACACTAACAAGTTAACGGTCACCGTGTCGCAGAACACGGTTGTAATGTAACTTCCAACGTCGGATAAGACGGCAAGATGGtgtcaagctcaaaagccaCGGTACAGCGAGAGAAAAAATGTACTCCATGCATAAGACACACAAGGCGCAAGTCATGCgtttcttttgaaagaccgTGTGTTCGCTGCATGAACGAAGGAACCGGTCGGCATGGTACTCAATAATCTTGCCATGAAAAAGCCGTGAGCGTTTGGGACTCTTAGAAACCAGAATGCATTTGCGCGCATTTTCCATGCGTTCTAGCTAGCATTTGCTGATCGGAATACGGTGCCTTTGAATTGCAAGGCTGGATACGAAGAATTTCGCCAGAACAAGGTAACGTAAAGTAACGAGGAGCATTTACTTCGCGTACTTTgtttcctctttttcacaCCGCCTAAGGTGTTGGTCGAAATTTCCGTCGGGGACGCGAGCATGCCTACTGTTGTGTGAACCGATGAATTTTATGAAATTGATGTCCTTATCCACTATCCGCGTCCAGCTAGAAGACACCTCGTGTTGAGACTTCTTTTGTCATGACCGTGTTAATGTGTTCTGATTTGATTTAAACGTTCGGTtgcttcaaatcttttttgCTATGGTATGAAGAACGCGTTCAGGCATAAGAACTCACCTATATTAACTGTTGCTGCTTTCTTTTGTCCTTTACCTATACGACGCATGAAAAAACGTTACATGATTTAAACGAATGAAAGCCTACTCTAGAGCTCTTCTTATCCTTCGCGTCATTTCAAGTTATAGTGAGTGTTAAAGTTAGTTCGTGCCCCTAGAATTGAAGACTGATAAATGATTTGTTTGCGTTAGTTTCTGTTGAGGATTTGTAGTTCCTGAGGCTTCAATGAACTCGACAATCACTAAAGGTGAGGCACGTTGAAGACTTATACGTGAGGCCTGATAATTCcaggaagaaagcgaagaaaatCATTCAATCCCCTCAACAACGTATTTAACCCCTCAAGGCATTTAAATTGAGCTCATTTTACTCTTTAGGCTTTAGCCAGGACAAGGAATGTGCCGAGCTCTTTGCAAATTTCGCTTCCACCGACAATTAAAAACTTGATACTGGAATAATGAGATAGAGCCTTGACAAAGATTGCGCATTCTGCGACTGCGCTTACAGGTTGGAACTACCGGACAGCCAAGCTTCCAGGAGGAttttttccttgaaatAGGTGAACGATTTCTCTTTCGGGCTTGAGTTCAACCTTGTAGTTATATGACCAGCCCTATTTTGCATTACAGTCATAAAATAATCTCTCACTTAGTATGAGTGCTAAATGCTACCTCCACTTCCAAATCCTCCGTCACATTTTGAGTAAGGTGTTCTTGTATCTTCAAAGCACCAAATCAATTTCATAGTGTTGAAGTTCGCACACGttcagaagaaagcttctgGGGTTTTGAGGAGAAATTTTGACACCATCTTTAAAGTGACCTCGAAACGCTCAATTGAAGGCGGGTAACTGAGAATAGCGTATCTTTTTAGGATTCTCTAAGGCAGCTGGCGTTTTAGAAAGAAGTAACACACAAACTTCTGGCAGGTGAAGGTTTTATCAGCCCAATAGTTGGGCAGCTCTGAAATTTATAACTGGTTGCAAAAGGGATCAATAGCAGTTAATACAGGCCGCTATTTGTTATTTTCATTTATTAACGCAATAGTCTTTTACTTCACAGGTACCACCCGCGGTCAAAAAAGTATATTTTACTCGCAGCAGTCTGCCCCCATACCTGAGCTGAGTACACGAAAACAGGCTTATGGAAGAACTTTCGGGGCGGTGCTATATAGAAtgccttttttgatatttaTGTTGACACTGAGCCATGGCAATATAAATGTTGTGGGTTTAGCACAAAGTTCTCTTATGCTCTGAAATGTAGTCGAGCTGAGATGGGGTGTTTTAAATCTCTACGCAGATACTTGACGCAATCAACACCAcatcttgagctttccaTCTTCTAACGCACTATTTTCTTTTAAAATCGCTGTATTCTCTGTTGGTAGCTCTAAAAAGATAACAGAATAATGCGCATCAACTAAAGCTGATCTTGGCACTAGCAACTAGTTGCACGAAAGATTTTATTGGGCTACAAAATgtatttcaaagatcttaTTTCCAAATCAGATCGCCGCAAAAAACTGAGTGGCTTGCAAAGGAAACCGAGGTTTTATCCAGTGCTTATTTTCAAATGATTGGGTGATACGCTCCTGCGTCAAAGGCGATGAAACGCTGATAAATAGTTCCAGCACTTTCCGGCTACCGCACCTACAAAATGGCTTGATCGAAAGCGAGAAGAGGAATTGTTTTGCAGAAATTGTCAGGAAATCTACATCAAGGTTCCAACAagtattttttttgtatttaGAAAGGAGCAGTAAACCTCAGTACGTATCTGATAGATTTTATTAGCAAATATACATTTGAAAGTGCCAGGGAGTAGTCGTTCTGGATTGGTATTTAATGCTgccttttgaacttgagagttTTTAGAAAACAACTCCTTAAATACTTAGTGAGAACATGTCTAGATGTTAATATCAAGGTGATCAGAATAATATAcctaaaatttttcgattATGTCATTTCGTATACACCACCGAAATGGGGAGCATTGAGTATAATACCGTTAAGTATTCCAGCAATCAGTCCAGCAATTGGTAATGTGAAAAACCAGTCAGAGTAGCACCAGGCCACCATCTTCCAGTTGACGGACTTAACATCTTTGTTACACAGCCCCACCGCGACAATAC
Encoded here:
- a CDS encoding KLTH0E00242p (some similarities with uniprot|P32768 Saccharomyces cerevisiae YAR050W FLO1 Lectin-like protein involved in flocculation) produces the protein MWYLAIRLASFAFIALASSSENEENIGNHVCLPQGLSFPGFRANIYSYKYLDRESAYSFDYLQSGYQYNSKLLKQAFGITDPSFRLVHEENGVAGGQLYGEDITTTNFTLELVGYFQPSQSGVYTITANEIDDGFSLMMGESAFKCCTSNSFTEQESSDGTVQLTKRDDQSENGEPTTDLHGFYHMGATSVQVELREGMFYPLRLVFANMERTAIMDLSLILPDGTIKNTFEEVTFFPEDDGSNGQCDALVVTEGYTGTVTSTSTADDTTPTIYILTPTAVLTTTLYTPWTGSETVTYSTETTTFTGSGGVPTTETIYYVETPTAATESTTYTPWTGSETSTFSTETTTFTGSDGVPTTETIYYVETPTAATESTTYTPWTGSETVTFSTETTTFTGSDGVPTTETIYYVETPNVGTESTIYTPWTGSETVTYSTETTTFTGSDGVPTTETIYYVETPTVGTESTIYTPWTGSETSTFSTETTTFTGPDGIPTTETIYYVETPNVGTESTTYTPWTGSETVTYSTETTTFTGSDGVPTTETIYYVETPTAATESTTYTPWTGSETVTFSTGTTTFTGSDGVPTTGTIYYVETPTAPVNTPTSGKPLYPSSSAPVSETYFSVVSSAPSPSSPVSETSSTPVSSVPSSSAPVSETSSTPVSSVPSSSALVSEYSSTPVSSVPSSSAPVSETSSTPVSSVPSSSAPVSETSSTPVSSVPSSSAPVSETSSTPVSSAPSSSAPISSVPHSYPYYHNTTSAAGIGSTSYPVSLSSTPATSGSAPATSETTPATSGTPATSGSVPATSGSIPTTSTCQTIVKSAVSGTTTIFTTTCPESTLPTTTGPAQTESVVTVTESGTVTSYTTTCPITEVEPTTTGPDNAKTVLVSSVSGTVTSYTTTLPASESQPATTAPASSESVVVSSASGTVTSYTTTLPASESQPATTAPASSESVVVSSASGTPVTESIVTDTVSGTTTIYTTTCPVSSAVETTSPGPANSEIVTTSTISGTETVYTTTAPLSSAQKTEAASPSGSQTKSVESSPAYSGSYTTPGASGSYVTQTPSSSLEVQSSSSVAAVSTTAGVSTFEGAANKLRAGLLLAIPLALL